One window of Deltaproteobacteria bacterium genomic DNA carries:
- a CDS encoding aminodeoxychorismate/anthranilate synthase component II has protein sequence MILMIDNYDSFTYNLVHLLKGMKKGVDVIPNDEKDYIRWVEKSEAVFISPGPSVPENAGISVDVVRRFYKTKPIFGVCLGHQVIVYSFGGKIVRAKRIVHGKASLIYHAGKYIFKNIPSPFVAIRYHSLSVSRENFPLELEILAASEDEEIMSIKHRNFPVYGVQFHPESILTKYGEMLIYNFLEEAK, from the coding sequence ATAGATAATTATGATTCTTTTACTTACAACCTGGTTCATCTTTTAAAGGGAATGAAGAAAGGTGTGGATGTTATTCCCAACGATGAAAAAGATTACATTCGGTGGGTAGAAAAAAGCGAAGCTGTATTCATCTCTCCCGGGCCTTCTGTGCCGGAGAATGCAGGCATTAGTGTGGATGTAGTGAGGAGGTTTTACAAAACAAAACCTATATTTGGGGTGTGCTTGGGTCATCAGGTAATTGTCTATAGCTTTGGAGGAAAGATTGTAAGAGCGAAGAGAATTGTGCATGGAAAGGCATCTCTTATCTATCATGCGGGTAAATACATTTTTAAAAATATACCCTCTCCATTTGTTGCTATCAGGTATCACTCTCTTTCTGTAAGCAGGGAGAATTTTCCTTTAGAGTTAGAAATTTTAGCGGCGAGTGAAGATGAAGAGATTATGTCTATCAAGCATAGAAATTTTCCCGTGTATGGGGTGCAGTTTCACCCGGAGTCTATTCTTACAAAATACGGCGAAATGTTAATCTATAATTTTTTAGAGGAGGCAAAATAA